From Antechinus flavipes isolate AdamAnt ecotype Samford, QLD, Australia chromosome 1, AdamAnt_v2, whole genome shotgun sequence:
CAGAGTGGTTCTAATTTTTCCAACTAacttttgatttttccttcttagGCTAgccagagatttagagctggaatggatTTCATTGGCCATCTGATttagtcttttcattttactGTTGTGGAACTTGAGTCCCTGATAGATTATCTGAATGGCCCAGAGTCACAGTTGACAGCTTAGATTTGAATTCTTGTTCTATGACTTGAGTTATCAATCTCCACTGACTATTTCTGACAGCTAATCTGAcagcagattttatttttatttaatttttatttattattattattattgtattttattttattttataataactttatatcgacagaatccatgccagggtaattttttttttaaatttaattttatttaataatatctttgtattgacagaatccatgccaggataatttttacacaacattatcccttgcaatcacttatgtttcgttttttcccctccttccctcctcccccaccctcccccctcaagatggcaagcagtcctatatatgttaaatatgttgcagtatatcctagatacaatacatatttgcagaaccgaacagttctcccgctgcacagggagaattggattcagaaggtaaaaataactcgggaagaaaatcaaaaatgcaaagtttacattcatttcccagtattccttctttgggtgtagctgtttctgtccatcatttatccattgaaactcagttaagtctctttgtcagagaaatccacttccatcagaatacatcctcatacaatatcattgtcgaagtgtataatgatctcctggttctgctcatctcacttagcatcagtccatgtaggtctctccaagcctctctgtattcatcctgctggtcattccttacagagcaataatattccataacattcatataccacaatttcagggtaatttttttacaacattatcccttgcacactcgcttctgttccgatttttcccctccaccccctcccctagatggcaagcagtcctatatatgttagatatgttgcagtatatcctagatacaatatatgtttgcagaatcgagcagttctcttgttgcacagggagaattggattcagaaggtaaaaacaactcggaaagaaaaacaaaaatgcaaatagttcacattcgtttcccactGACAGCAGATtttatatcaattctttctttacagcgttttaagatttttttctctttatttccttgaTACCACCCTGGTTCAGACCTCATCTGCTTCCTTGCTTGTCCTCCTGCTTGTCATTACTCCTCAAATCAGAAGCTCTTTCATTTGTCTCCATCAATGGTTTCTCTTCTACCCCAGAGACAGCTTGATGAAAGAGTGCTAGACTCAATCAGAGAAGATCTGGGTCctaatcccatctctgacacataaCAGATTATATATTTTGGGGCAAATCAGAatgtatttaagcttcagtttctttatctgtaggcTGGAAGTAATAGCCATCATCCTTGAAACAAGATTATATGTGGAAAGCATTATAGGCATTTAAATAATGCTGACAAGTCAGTGTCTTGTTATTTCACATTAACATAAAGTGCTACTTTAATAAGTTTATTTTCTGCTTTATGGTATTCTCTTATTGACTGTGAAATCAGTTTAAGCTCTTAAATCTAGTATCCAAAGCTTTTAGTGGCCTCATCTTAcctttccaaattatttcctattcttcGGTTAAAACTGTTCCAATCagtcaatttctttctttatcctaATCCTATGtgtcccttattttttctttcccttttacttttatttttcattctagtTGTCTACAATGGCCTTTCTCCTACTCACTACTAATTCATTTCCCACTGTCATTGAAATCCCCAGGACCACTCTAGCTTCATTTGTGTAACTTTATTTGATTGTCTTGACTGCACAttgatctttttcctttcctgaatTCCAATAGCTCTGTGGTTTGTACCACAACTTCgtttttaataataacttattcTAACTCCctttatataattgttttccttctcagttgaCCTTACTGAAAATTGAACAAAAACAGTTCctctttttgatctttcttttgggggaagtATTCTGACTTAGAATAACAGAATTTTAGAGCCATATTTGGTACTTTTTGATAAAATgagatgttaattttttaaattatttcattcttttgattgcaGAGTGAGATCATTCGGGATAATGCTGGAATTTTGGAATGTGTAAAAGAAGGGATTGGCCGAGTGATAGGCTTGGGAGTACCTCATAGCAAGAGGTTGCTCCCACTTCTTGCCTTGACCTTTCCCACTGTTTTGCATGGAGTTCTTCATTATATCATAAGTTCTATCATCCAGAAATTTGTTCTACTGGTTCTGAAAAGGAAGAATGCTCATAGTCATCCATCTGAAAGCACCAGTCCTGTACAGAGTATGTTGGATGCTTATTTTCCTGAACTGATCGCGAGTTTTGCTGCCAGCCTCTGTTCTGATGTTATGCTTTACCCACTGGAAACAGTTTTGCACCGTCTTCATATTCAAGGAACACGTACTATAATTGACAATACAGACCTTGGCTATGAAGTGCTTCCAATCAATACTCAGTATGAGGGAATGAAAGACTGTATCAATACTATAAAGCAAGAAGAAGGAATGCTTGGTTTTTATAAAGGGTTTGGAGCTATCATAGTACAATATACCCTGCATGCAGCTGTTCTTCAGATTACCAAAATTATTTACTCTACACTGCTTCAAAGTAATGTTTAAAATGGAAATCCAGCACTCATTAGTCCAGGAAACACAATCTGGACTCTTTAACTACTAATGAAATTATGAGAAAAGGAATATTGAAAAATGGTTAGGAAAATGAAATTGGTAAACAAAAGAGTCCATGATAACAGTTTTTATTATAAGACATAAGTACTTTATTTTGGatcaaaaatattctaaattcccAAATCACAACAAAATGATCCTCATAAGATTAAAGTGGTGTTGCTGAGCTCTTCTATGctggatttaaaaataatattctgaacagaaacaccttttttttcttgtaatgtGAAAAGATGTTGGTATGTAGACTATTTTATCTGGccttaatatttattatctgtttaAGCATCTAGATTGATATTAGAATGGCATCTCAAAGATATCTGTTTGAGTTACACAGAGTCATTTGATTATGTCTTAATGATAACAATTGCATTTAGTCAACCATGAAAAGATCAAAAGGGTTATATTATACCTTGCAAATTATGAGCTGGAGTTTGAGACTGTGTGTTTTAAGTGTGTTGTGAAAGTatagttataaaataataattagtaaaGGCTGTATGTGCAGACACCTTGGTATTTTCAAAACTTTCCTCCATATCATTCTCCATATTCATCTTCCTAATTTACCCTATTGCAGGATTagccaaaaatgaaattaatggtGTACTTGGTATCTCACTAACATTGAAACATACAGACTATAGTCTCAATAATTTGGTAACAATGAGGCAGAATAAACTAATTGGTTTTTCAATGTCCACATAGTGAATCTGGTTTATCACTAATTGTATTTTGCCAGCAACTTAATGCAGTTTTGATTTTACTTGTATAGCTGCTATATGAACTATCAGGTACTATTTTTAGAGCCATTTTTCAGACATTCATTACACTTGAAGATGTATAAAATGTAGAATAATCATGAGAACTGATTATCACTGATGTCCATATTTACAAATTGTGTTTTGAAAagtctcaaaatattttatttcagagctACTTGATCTTCAAGAAACAAAACCAGAATTAATGTATTTATTGACCTTTGCCTTTCTTGTAGTCATGTtcaattaatttccttttaaaaatttagtccTAGCTTAAGACTAGcttaaaacttttcaaaatataagtGTATAAAGAGCAAAGCAagactaatttccatttttaaaaaatttgatcttaTGTTTAAATGAGTACTAAGAAAAACACCATAACCCTGAAAAAGGGGATTTGGTAATAgatgagttttcattttttcttaatcattttcatGGGAGAACACACTTTAACCaaatggggtaaaaaaaaaacaaacaaaaacttgaaGGTATCAGTTTAAATAAGGGCAAAGGCTCTGCCTTTCTTCTGAATTAGCTTTGGTGAGTAGGTTCTTTGCAATGTAAATTGATGTGTATTTAACTTATTGGTCATTAAGCACTCTACAATTTCTCACATCAATGATCCATAATTTAATTGGGAGCCATTTAACACTTTGAAATCcatgaatagaagaaaatggaaatgttcttttgttAAATATCAAGAGAATGGTGACTTGTCATTATTTTGACTTTTGTAGTTAAATTCACTGAAAGTTTAATGGAAACACATAAGACTCAGAATGTGTTGTAATCAGAAAATAATGATATTCAAATGgcctaaaattttttaaaaatcaggactCTCTGCTGTCTTGTAAGTTGTCCatgtaaaatgtgtttttttttttttaaataaaattgctgAAGCATATacagttttcattttatatgccatattaagagagggaaagaataaaattaaaaaatactgctCAATAGCTATTTTCTTTGGTtaagctttttatattttttggtttAGTTATTATTTCTGTGGTTATTGATTACTATCTTTTTAAcagttaattttcttattttattttttctcaattaaatgtaaaattttttaatatgctcttaaaattttgagtttaaagttcttttcctccctctcaccTCCCCCTTTTTGATAAGGgaagcagtttgatatagattatacatgtgcagtcatgaaaaatattttcatattagccatgttgcaaaagaagatGCGCTGACTACCCtccaaaactaaagaaaataaaattttaaaaaatatgctttaatctgtattcagactacatcaattctttcactgggagcagataacattttttaaaatcataaacccttcagaattattttggaattatattgctgagaatagctaagtcattcaattgatcatcatataatagtGCTGTTACTGTACACAGTGTTTTGGTTCTGCATACTTTACTCTGCATTAGTgatgtaaatcttcccagattttcttAAAAGCAACCagctatcattttttatagcacaaaaatattccatcagAATTATATGCCGCAACTTCTTCAGTTATTCCCCATTTGATGTAAATCCtctaaatttccagttctttgctagcATCAAAAGAAGTACTATGTATATTTTTGCtcatgtcttttttcctttttctttgatctctggaATCTaactggattaaaggatatacaCATTTTTGTAGCCCTTTGAACATAACTTCAAGTTGGATCAGTCCATAATTTCCACCAACAGTTAATATGTCATTTTTTTGCATCCTCTccagtatttatttttttgttatattagccaatttgataaaAGTGAAGGGGGTAGTATCTCAAAGCTGTTTTGATTTGCAagtatttttttctatgattgtaaatagctttgatttctgaaaactgcttgatCACATactattttgaccatttatcagttgagagaggctcttttaaaaataaaattgattcaggtaattttgagaaatatttgagGCTTTTCTATCAATTCAACTTGCTATAAAACTTTTCCCTCTAGTTTCCTGCTTTTCTATTAATTTTGGtgtagttttgtttgtgcaaatcctTTTAATTACTTAAATTGATTACcttaaatcaaaattatctatttttacatCCTGTAATGCTAGCTcttatttgattataaattcttATGACTTAATCATAAATTCATTTTGACCTCATTTCCATATATCGTGTGAGATTTTTGTCTATACCTAGTTTCAgctattttcctgttttcccagcaATCTTTGTCAGAATGATAAATTTTTGTCTCCAAAGCCTTGttatctttggttttgtcaaattTAATATTACTGTGGTCATTTACAACCTGtattatgtatctaatctatttcactgataaTCTAACAATCTaggccattttttttcctcagccagtaccagattgttttgatgattaccaatttgttaggatatcagggcagttttccttgagaACATCTTGAAATATGTGACATTTAGGCTgctttttaaatcatgattttcagataacctaatgattcttaaattatctctccttgatgtcttttccaagtcagtttttttttcccaatgtgatattttactttttcttctattttttctttttaaaaaattttgttctatagtttcttgatgtcttgtggaatcattagattccatgtgtccaattttaatttttaagtaattattttcttcagtgcacttttgtaccttttttttccatttgcccaGTACTGCCAAGGAGTTTTTtcatttagtgaatttttgtgcttttttttttttttttaatctttttggccTATACTGTTTtgtaaggtattattttcttcagtatttttttgtgtGCCACTTTTACCAAGTAACTGactctcttttaataattttttttgcatatctctcattttttttcccagtccaCCTCTACCcctcattagatttttaaaatctttttggacCTTTCCAAGGACCTTTTTGGGGGTGTCAGtccaattcatattttctttgaggctttacttGTGGCTGTTTTGATTATTAAACTTTGAGTTTGTGCCTGGATTTTCTCTCAGTAGGGTAACTCTTTATGATCAggttctttttgttatttgctcattttccattttttaaaaattttaatatgttaaattgTCTTCTCTTCCTGGGGTAGAggaggcactgtcccaagctcAGTTTTTTTTGCACTATTGTTTTCAGAACTAGGGAATCTATAGGTTTTTAGTGCTTTCAAGGTGATATGATTTAAGGAAAGGTGTGGTCACTCCCCTCCTGGTCTGTACTCTTAACCTTTGTGAATGATCATACTCTTTCCCCTTAGAACTAGAACCTCCATGGCTGCAAGCACTTTTTACCCTGGAAATGCAATCTGGAATTGTGTATGGGCAATGCAGTAGAGTCCTTGAACCCAGATAAGAAAAGAGTCCCTTATTATTTATggccattatttaaaaaaaaaattaaaaccaatttcttcatatgtttaTAATCTATTATATAGATGACttaaaattgaattgatttgagtAGTTTTCTGCTAAAGACCTATAGGATCATTTATTTGGCTTATGTGGAAACTCATGTtttgagaatttaaaattatttaaatgtgattaatattttatctttagtaTTTCTAGAAAACTGCTGTATTAGATATCAATAATTATCTAAAATTTCATAGtctattttaaatatgaataattttatactaaggttaaaatggaaaaagcaagcaattacttttactatttttcttcaaataactattatttcacttttacttcatttttgtatatattcaatcctcttaaaaagaaagaacataaggAACCTTTGGAGCTTAGTTTTAATGTTAGAACAAATTTCTCACACAAAAAAAGCTTACTctttgaattttaattattttgaattagatttttaaatagattttcccCCAAAAATGTGGGTAACTTTTTATGATTTGTGTATGAATTGATGTTTCTTGTGCCTTCCCTTGAAAATATAGATAGCCTTCATCTGGAAAAAGTTAGcccagaaaaagtaaaaacaaagttaCAAAAAAGTCTGATAAAAATTAGCCACTCTACCTAATAAACTTATAAATTGCTTCAATTGGTTCAGTGATTTTGAGATGTACATATGTTGTATACCAACCTCTCACAATTTAGTAGTCCTTCTACAGAACATTTGTTTGCATATACcatataccttttaaaaataatttttactttgggAAAATGCAATTTATATATACATCTGGCTCCAaatcagcagaaaataatttttaaaataaaaatttctgtggatttggggaaaattaaaataacttagtAAAAGGTTGTATCTATTTTTTAACAAATTCTCAACTTTCATAGTTCCATATCAGCCGCTTCTTCTACCCAAAAGGGACTTATTAAGACATATTTCTTATCCTTCATAATTTTCATAACACTAATTCTATTAATCATATAACTATAAAAACTTTTAAGTGAATTGAAATTAACTCTTGTTGTAGATTTCCTtgatccattaattttttttttcaatttgcaaaaatgacaagatttttttcaatttcaccatATATACAACATCACATTTGTCTCAAAATCTATTTTCATATGCTTATTTAGAGACTTTTGGTTAggacttaaaaattttttcatctttgtcctcactaaactaaactaaaatagTGTAATATTGTATACAATCTATGgtgaaggttttttttcttcttttgatcgaTACGAACCCCTGTAATTCTTAAGAATAGTACATAAGTCCTTTTGAAATTAAGAAACAACTGATTAAAATCCTCCTGGCAACAATTCACATAATATTGAAATTTGAGACTTAAATTTAGATGATGATTTTCCTTTATAACCtcataggttgttttttttttttataaaatttattgaatCTGTACAGTCTTGCCTGTTGGATTTTTAGTATCACATATAGCAGAGCAACCAAATGTAATTTGACATTAAATCGTATGAAATATTGTCTCAGctagaaatattgttttttttttcccatgtgatTTGTATATTAGATATTTTGAATCAATTGAATTGTATATCATCAtggaaaaatttaatatttttagaatgatctatttttaaaaacttttttttactataaacatcaatgaaaaacacaaaatgaaGTTTAGGACTAAAGGCAACATCCATTCATTAAATACTTAGGTTATCAgtggttctttttgttttgttttcacaaatCTCAAACTTAAAATTGGAACACGGGTCAAAATTCTGCCTTTCATAATGACTATCTTCAACATtttgcaagtcacttatccttcctgggtctccatttttttcatcGGTAAAATGAGAAGACTATATAGTCCCTAATAACCTTGCCAGTTATAGATTTATAATTCTTTGATCTAATTTAGCTCCTACTAGGCACTAGGCTAGATAATgggaatatacaaaaaaaatagaatcactgaattttagagttggaaaaaaccTGAGAGGGCATTTAGTCCAACTCCATTGTTTTACATTTCATGTCTCTCTTATCCAGCCATCCTGACCCTGGACCTCTAGATTCAATACACTGGAAAAGCAAAGTCCCACCTTGTAGTTGTGCTGTCCTGATTTGTGAGTTCTATTTCTAGTTGCCCTAGATCCTAACAATGCTTGTAGTCTTCCTTGTTACATGATATAAGCTCCTTAACAAAAAGAACTATCTTGTTTTTGTCTTCTAATCttaagtgcttagtacagtacctagcacatagtaagtactcagTGAATGCTTTTTTCACTCATTTcattacagaggaagaaatttgtgtgtgtgtgtgtgtgtgtgtatgtctgtcttgtcaggagatggataacattttaccatgagtcctctggaatcatggttgttGCATTGATAAGAATTactatttgaattttataataCTGTTGTTACTGTATAATTGTTCTCCTGATCATATTGTGGCAGCAGAAAGCAGCCCCAGAGAATAGTCTTTGGCATTCTAACAAATGTTCTgccttccccttttcattttggtTGTGTGATGGGAACAACATCCTAACCCCTGCCCCGTATGAGTTAGGCTACTTTTTCTTGTAAAGTTTTGAAACCTACAGACTCAAGATAACAGAGTAGGAAGAAATACAGCAAGTTCCACCTTCACTCTACCCCTACCATTTATCTTTCTCAAAGTTctccaaacagatctagaaaacatATCAGACTGAAATATTGATtaggaaatccaagaaaaaaatttgcaatgaGTAATTCTCCTAATCTAGATCTGTAAATGGAGACTTCGAGGTATACAGACATTGGGCACAGGACCTAACCAGGAATATACCACATCTGGAGCATTCCAAGCTGCAGACAAGAGCAAGAGAAAGACCCAAATTCCCAGCACTGAGGAGACCAAACTTTTTAGAGCAGTCAGGGACAGGTGTCACTACCAGTTCTAGGTCATAGAATCAGCATCAATTGGAAATGGACCTGCACCTAGGAGTGGACTCTTCAAGAGTGGACCCCAGCCTATGTATTAAGCATGGAACAAGCTGTGTGTCTCAGATATCAAGAGTGTCCCAGGGTCTCAGTTCTACCTAATGATTTAGTTTGAAGCATGAAAACTCCAGGCCAGAAATCCCAGACCTTTGGAGTTTTCTAGATAGCTTGAATGGTAATTGAGTTCTGTAGCAGTCAACTGAAATTCCAAATAGAGCAAGACCAAAGGCAGGTCAGAGTTCAAAGggagtatatgattatgatgggatactattataagaaatgatgaacgaGGCAGCGAGGTGGTAGAATGGTTGGAGTATTAGCTAGAGCATTGGGGAATCAGGGGTCTTGAGTTCAAAAATggtcttaaacatttactaaatctGTGTgaaccctggataagtcacttgaccctgattgcctcaaaaaaagaaaagaaaaagaaaaaaatgagcaggtTGACTTtaggaaaacataaaaagacGTATGAAataagagtgaaatgagcagaaccaagagaaagttgTAGCTATATTATTCAGAGCAACGTAATGACTAAACCATTATGAGTTATATGAATACTTGAATCAATCACAAatgacctatgaaggaagatgctattcacAATActacagagaaagaattgatatatggaaatatgataATATGTATTATTGTTTAATCTGttttatttgtgtctgactttgtgacctcttttggagttttcttggcaaagataactggaatggtttgccatttccttgtctagctcttacagatgagaaactgagaaagatagggttaagtgaattgcccagggcaTCCAGCTACtaagaatctgaggctggatttgaactcaagtagatgaatcttcctgattccagacccaataATACACTATCcgtgtaccatctagctgtctatGCTGTATAGTACACAACCacaaaaggaggggggaagagagagaaaggagggggggaagaatgagacagaaagaatgagacaCTATCcgtgtaccatctagctgtctatGCTGTATAGTACACAACCacaaaaggaggggggaagagagagaaaggaggggaggaagaatgagaaagaagagagagacaaagagccGGAGATAAATGacagaggaagagggagacaaagcaagagagaaggagagagaaaagagaaaagagagaagagaaaagagaaaaaaaagcgaGAAGAGAAAGCTTGGAATTTAAAtgtaacagcaacaa
This genomic window contains:
- the SLC25A46 gene encoding mitochondrial outer membrane protein SLC25A46 isoform X5, producing MILSCLRPRRPNLEKADTGREQLNRFAGFGIGLASLFTENVLAHPCIVLRRQCQVNYHARHYHLTPFTVINIMYSFNKTQGPRALWKGMGSTFIVQGITLGAEGIISEFTPLPRELSHKWSPKQVGEHLLLKALTYVVAMPFYSASLIETVQSEIIRDNAGILECVKEGIGRVIGLGVPHSKRLLPLLALTFPTVLHGVLHYIISSIIQKFVLLVLKRKNAHSHPSESTSPVQSMLDAYFPELIASFAASLCSDVMLYPLETVLHRLHIQGTRTIIDNTDLGYEVLPINTQYEGMKDCINTIKQEEGMLGFYKGFGAIIVQYTLHAAVLQITKIIYSTLLQSNV
- the SLC25A46 gene encoding mitochondrial outer membrane protein SLC25A46 isoform X6 translates to MKTEQLNRFAGFGIGLASLFTENVLAHPCIVLRRQCQVNYHARHYHLTPFTVINIMYSFNKTQGPRALWKGMGSTFIVQGITLGAEGIISEFTPLPRELSHKWSPKQVGEHLLLKALTYVVAMPFYSASLIETVQSEIIRDNAGILECVKEGIGRVIGLGVPHSKRLLPLLALTFPTVLHGVLHYIISSIIQKFVLLVLKRKNAHSHPSESTSPVQSMLDAYFPELIASFAASLCSDVMLYPLETVLHRLHIQGTRTIIDNTDLGYEVLPINTQYEGMKDCINTIKQEEGMLGFYKGFGAIIVQYTLHAAVLQITKIIYSTLLQSNV
- the SLC25A46 gene encoding mitochondrial outer membrane protein SLC25A46 isoform X4, with protein sequence MKDKQQSIGVGAAPPRIQLELTKQLNRFAGFGIGLASLFTENVLAHPCIVLRRQCQVNYHARHYHLTPFTVINIMYSFNKTQGPRALWKGMGSTFIVQGITLGAEGIISEFTPLPRELSHKWSPKQVGEHLLLKALTYVVAMPFYSASLIETVQSEIIRDNAGILECVKEGIGRVIGLGVPHSKRLLPLLALTFPTVLHGVLHYIISSIIQKFVLLVLKRKNAHSHPSESTSPVQSMLDAYFPELIASFAASLCSDVMLYPLETVLHRLHIQGTRTIIDNTDLGYEVLPINTQYEGMKDCINTIKQEEGMLGFYKGFGAIIVQYTLHAAVLQITKIIYSTLLQSNV
- the SLC25A46 gene encoding mitochondrial outer membrane protein SLC25A46 isoform X2, whose product is MRGPLRERQEIKLFKDLPQSPTSQQVMILSCLRPRRPNLEKADTGREQLNRFAGFGIGLASLFTENVLAHPCIVLRRQCQVNYHARHYHLTPFTVINIMYSFNKTQGPRALWKGMGSTFIVQGITLGAEGIISEFTPLPRELSHKWSPKQVGEHLLLKALTYVVAMPFYSASLIETVQSEIIRDNAGILECVKEGIGRVIGLGVPHSKRLLPLLALTFPTVLHGVLHYIISSIIQKFVLLVLKRKNAHSHPSESTSPVQSMLDAYFPELIASFAASLCSDVMLYPLETVLHRLHIQGTRTIIDNTDLGYEVLPINTQYEGMKDCINTIKQEEGMLGFYKGFGAIIVQYTLHAAVLQITKIIYSTLLQSNV
- the SLC25A46 gene encoding mitochondrial outer membrane protein SLC25A46 isoform X3 — encoded protein: MAREQPQPRSVGPARSPIQAATAAGPGLVALNRFAGFGIGLASLFTENVLAHPCIVLRRQCQVNYHARHYHLTPFTVINIMYSFNKTQGPRALWKGMGSTFIVQGITLGAEGIISEFTPLPRELSHKWSPKQVGEHLLLKALTYVVAMPFYSASLIETVQSEIIRDNAGILECVKEGIGRVIGLGVPHSKRLLPLLALTFPTVLHGVLHYIISSIIQKFVLLVLKRKNAHSHPSESTSPVQSMLDAYFPELIASFAASLCSDVMLYPLETVLHRLHIQGTRTIIDNTDLGYEVLPINTQYEGMKDCINTIKQEEGMLGFYKGFGAIIVQYTLHAAVLQITKIIYSTLLQSNV